A window of the Leucothrix mucor DSM 2157 genome harbors these coding sequences:
- the rpoB gene encoding DNA-directed RNA polymerase subunit beta gives MALTFTEKKRIRKDFGKRPQVMDIPSLLAIQLESFRQFLQPGITPEKRRSIGLHGAFSSVFPIISYSGFVHLEYVDYRLSEPVFDVRECQLRGLTYAASLRVLLRLVIYDKEAPKNTRVVKDIKEQEVYLGEMPLMTDKGTFIINGTERVIVSQLHRSPGVFFDHDKGKTNTSGKLLHNARVIPYRGSWLDFEFDPKDSVFVRIDRRRKLPATVLLRALGMETEEILSFFFDTVSVALTKSKIQIALDPQRLRGELSTFDIVIDGETIVEKGRRITAKHIRMLEKTEVKTLDVPDEYMVSKVLAHNIIDKSTGELIVAANTEITDVVLELLRDNGIKKFDIIYTNELDCGAFISNTLNVDHTQSQLEAQVEIYRMMRPGEPPTKESAENLFHNLFFTEERYDLSDVGRMKFNRRLEYIEEVGPAILFDKGYLSDKTDALSKEMIERYGEQYDALKATGKADSDILNVLKCLIDIRNGHGVIDDIDHLGNRRVRSVGEMAENAFRIGLVRVERAVKERLTVAESEGLMPQDMVNAKPVSAAVKEFFGSSQLSQFMDQNNPLSEVTHKRRISALGPGGLTRERAGFEVRDVHPTHYGRVCPIETPEGPNIGLINSLAVFAKTNDYGFLETPYRKVIDGVATDKIDYLSAIEESRFVIAQANAELDDSSRFIKDMISTRYQNEFTLSSPADIEYMDVSPKQIVSVAASLIPFLEHDDANRALMGSNMQRQAVPCLRAETPVSGTGMERVVAVDSGSTVSARRGGVVDAVDAARIVVRVNDDEAQGGGVDIYNLIKYTRSNQNTCLNQRPIVQVGDVIARGDVLADGSSTDLGELALGQNMKIAFMPWNGYNFEDSILISERVVEEDRFTSIHIEEITCLARDTKLGPEEITSDIPNVSESLLSKLDESGIVHVGAEVKPGDILVGKVTPKGETQLTPEEKLLRAIFGEKASDVKDTSSRVSSSMYGTVIDVRVFTRDGVEKDERAKSICDSELAKVRNDLRDELRVFEEDLFDRVAKLVLNKVADGGVGDIKAGGKVTRTYLDELDRKDWFALRMRNEEVNEQLEVMHQLLRDQKKYYEDRLQKQKEKLTAGDDLAPGVLKMIKVYVAVKRRIQPGDKMAGRHGNKGVVSRIVPVEDMPYMATGEPIDIVLNPLGVPSRMNVGQVLETHLGWAAKGLGEKIGRMVEAKAQVDELREFLTEIYSTGGNPQQGAGDIAEMTDIEVLEMAKNLRRGVPMATQVFDGASEDEIHAMLRLAGLPESGQIALHDGRTGERFEREVTVGYMHMLKLNHLVDDKMHARSTGPYSLVTQQPLGGKAMFGGQRFGEMEVWALEAYGAAYTLQEMLTVKSDDVQGRNRMYKNIVDGNLQMEPGMPESFNVLMKEIRSLGIHIELESD, from the coding sequence ATGGCTCTGACCTTCACTGAGAAGAAACGTATCCGCAAGGATTTTGGTAAACGTCCACAGGTAATGGACATTCCGTCCCTGCTCGCAATTCAACTTGAGTCCTTCCGGCAGTTTTTACAGCCAGGAATCACTCCCGAAAAACGTAGATCAATTGGTCTGCATGGCGCGTTCAGTTCGGTTTTTCCTATTATAAGCTACTCTGGGTTCGTACACCTTGAGTATGTGGACTACCGTCTCAGCGAGCCGGTGTTTGATGTTCGTGAATGTCAGTTGCGTGGTTTGACCTACGCTGCGTCATTGCGCGTACTATTACGCCTGGTGATATATGATAAAGAAGCTCCAAAAAACACTCGTGTCGTTAAAGACATAAAAGAACAAGAAGTATATCTGGGCGAAATGCCGTTAATGACTGATAAGGGAACTTTCATCATCAACGGAACTGAGCGCGTTATCGTGTCTCAGCTACATCGCTCTCCTGGTGTATTCTTTGATCATGATAAAGGGAAGACTAATACTTCAGGTAAGTTGCTGCATAATGCACGCGTAATTCCTTACCGTGGTTCATGGTTGGACTTCGAGTTTGACCCAAAAGATTCTGTATTCGTTCGTATCGATCGTCGTCGCAAATTACCTGCGACTGTATTGCTGCGCGCGTTAGGAATGGAAACAGAGGAGATTCTAAGCTTCTTCTTTGATACCGTTTCCGTAGCACTGACAAAGTCAAAAATTCAGATTGCGTTGGATCCTCAGCGTTTACGTGGTGAGTTATCCACGTTTGATATCGTAATTGATGGTGAGACGATCGTTGAAAAAGGGCGTCGTATCACTGCTAAGCATATTCGTATGCTGGAAAAGACAGAAGTTAAAACGCTAGACGTTCCTGATGAATATATGGTGTCCAAGGTATTGGCTCATAACATCATCGATAAGTCGACTGGCGAGTTGATTGTTGCGGCTAATACTGAAATCACCGATGTGGTGCTTGAATTATTGCGCGATAACGGCATCAAGAAATTCGACATCATTTATACTAATGAGTTGGATTGTGGTGCGTTTATTTCGAACACCTTGAATGTGGATCATACGCAGTCGCAACTTGAAGCTCAGGTTGAGATTTACCGCATGATGCGCCCAGGTGAGCCGCCAACCAAAGAGTCTGCGGAAAACCTGTTCCACAACTTGTTCTTTACTGAAGAGCGTTATGACTTGTCCGATGTAGGTCGGATGAAGTTTAACCGTCGTCTTGAGTACATTGAAGAAGTTGGACCAGCGATTCTGTTCGACAAGGGTTACCTAAGCGATAAAACCGATGCTCTGTCAAAAGAGATGATCGAGCGTTACGGCGAGCAGTACGATGCGTTGAAGGCAACTGGTAAGGCTGATTCAGATATTCTGAACGTGCTGAAGTGCCTGATCGATATTCGTAATGGTCATGGTGTTATCGATGATATCGATCACCTTGGTAACCGTCGTGTTCGTAGTGTTGGTGAGATGGCTGAGAATGCCTTTCGCATCGGCTTGGTTCGTGTTGAGCGTGCAGTTAAAGAGCGTTTGACCGTTGCTGAAAGTGAAGGCTTAATGCCTCAGGATATGGTTAATGCCAAGCCTGTTTCAGCTGCAGTTAAAGAGTTCTTTGGTTCAAGCCAATTATCTCAGTTCATGGATCAAAATAATCCATTGTCTGAGGTAACTCATAAGCGTCGTATTTCTGCTTTAGGTCCTGGTGGTCTGACGCGTGAGCGTGCGGGCTTTGAGGTTCGTGACGTACATCCGACTCACTACGGTCGTGTTTGTCCTATCGAGACTCCAGAGGGGCCAAACATCGGTTTGATCAACTCTTTGGCGGTATTCGCAAAGACAAATGATTATGGTTTCCTTGAGACGCCGTACCGTAAAGTGATTGATGGCGTTGCAACGGATAAAATTGATTACCTGTCTGCAATCGAAGAGTCTCGCTTCGTTATCGCTCAGGCAAATGCTGAGTTAGACGATAGCAGTCGTTTCATTAAAGATATGATTTCGACGCGTTACCAAAATGAATTCACACTGTCTTCACCGGCAGATATTGAATACATGGATGTTTCGCCAAAGCAGATCGTATCAGTTGCTGCTTCATTGATTCCATTCCTTGAGCACGATGATGCTAACCGTGCCTTGATGGGGTCGAACATGCAACGTCAGGCTGTACCTTGTTTGCGGGCTGAAACGCCGGTTTCTGGTACAGGTATGGAGCGTGTTGTCGCGGTTGACTCCGGTTCGACTGTATCTGCCCGTCGTGGTGGTGTGGTTGATGCTGTAGATGCTGCGCGTATTGTGGTTCGTGTTAATGATGACGAAGCGCAGGGCGGTGGTGTTGATATTTACAACCTGATCAAATACACCCGTTCTAACCAGAACACGTGTTTGAATCAGCGCCCGATCGTTCAGGTCGGTGATGTGATTGCTCGCGGTGATGTATTAGCCGATGGTTCTTCGACAGATTTAGGTGAGTTAGCGCTAGGCCAGAACATGAAGATCGCCTTCATGCCATGGAATGGTTATAACTTTGAGGATTCTATCCTTATCTCTGAGCGTGTGGTTGAAGAAGATCGCTTTACTTCGATTCACATCGAAGAAATCACTTGTTTGGCACGTGATACAAAGTTAGGTCCTGAAGAGATTACTTCGGATATTCCGAATGTCAGCGAAAGCCTGTTATCCAAGTTGGATGAGTCGGGTATCGTTCACGTTGGAGCAGAAGTTAAGCCGGGCGATATTCTGGTTGGTAAGGTAACGCCAAAAGGTGAGACCCAGCTAACGCCAGAGGAAAAGCTACTAAGGGCTATCTTCGGTGAGAAGGCGTCGGATGTTAAAGATACATCATCTCGCGTTTCTTCAAGCATGTACGGTACCGTTATAGACGTTCGTGTATTTACACGTGATGGCGTTGAGAAGGATGAGCGCGCGAAGTCAATCTGTGATTCTGAGCTGGCGAAAGTCCGCAATGACCTACGTGATGAGCTACGTGTGTTCGAAGAAGATTTATTCGACCGTGTTGCTAAACTGGTTCTGAATAAAGTTGCTGATGGTGGTGTTGGTGATATCAAGGCGGGCGGTAAGGTAACTCGCACTTATCTTGATGAGCTGGACCGCAAAGACTGGTTTGCGCTGCGCATGCGCAACGAAGAAGTCAATGAGCAGCTTGAAGTCATGCATCAGTTGTTGCGTGATCAGAAGAAGTACTATGAAGATCGCTTGCAAAAGCAGAAAGAAAAGCTGACTGCTGGTGATGATCTGGCACCTGGCGTACTGAAGATGATCAAGGTTTATGTGGCGGTTAAGCGTCGTATTCAGCCTGGTGATAAGATGGCGGGACGTCACGGAAACAAGGGTGTGGTTTCACGCATTGTTCCTGTGGAAGATATGCCATACATGGCGACAGGTGAACCGATCGATATCGTACTGAACCCACTGGGTGTACCATCCCGGATGAATGTTGGTCAGGTATTGGAGACGCATCTTGGTTGGGCTGCTAAAGGCTTGGGCGAGAAGATCGGCCGTATGGTTGAGGCGAAAGCTCAGGTTGATGAGCTGCGCGAATTCTTGACGGAAATCTACAGTACTGGTGGTAATCCACAGCAGGGCGCTGGTGATATCGCTGAGATGACAGATATTGAAGTGCTGGAAATGGCTAAAAATCTGCGTCGCGGTGTGCCAATGGCAACTCAGGTATTCGATGGTGCTTCAGAAGATGAAATCCATGCGATGCTGCGCCTTGCAGGTTTGCCAGAAAGTGGTCAGATTGCACTGCACGATGGTCGTACCGGTGAGCGCTTCGAACGTGAAGTAACGGTTGGTTACATGCACATGCTGAAGCTGAATCACTTGGTTGATGATAAGATGCACGCACGTTCAACAGGTCCATACAGCTTGGTTACACAGCAACCACTTGGTGGTAAAGCCATGTTCGGTGGTCAGCGCTTCGGAGAGATGGAAGTGTGGGCACTGGAAGCTTATGGTGCTGCGTATACTCTGCAAGAGATGCTGACTGTTAAGTCTGATGATGTTCAGGGGCGTAACCGCATGTACAAGAACATTGTTGATGGCAATCTGCAGATGGAACCAGGCATGCCGGAATCCTTCAATGTATTGATGAAGGAGATTCGCTCGCTCGGTATTCATATTGAGCTTGAGAGTGACTAA
- the rpoC gene encoding DNA-directed RNA polymerase subunit beta', translating into MKDLLNIFKQEKEAEEFDRIRIGLASPQIIRSWSYGEVKKPETINYRTFKPERDGLFCAKIFGPVKDYECLCGKYKRLKHRGVVCEKCGVEVTQTKVRRDRMGHIELACPVAHIWFLKSLPSRIGLFLDMTLRDIERVLYFEAFVVVDPGMTTLERGQLLSDEAYLEAVEEFGEEFDAGMGAEAVLQMLKSLDLKESIAQMREEAASTNSETKLKRLGKRLKLMESFLESENSPEWMILTILPVLPPDLRPLVPLDGGRFATSDLNDLYRRVINRNNRLRRLLDLNAPDIIVRNEKRMLQESVDALLDNGRRGRAITGSNRRPLKSLADMIKGKQGRFRQNLLGKRVDYSGRSVIVVGPTLRLHQCGLPKKMALELFKPFIFGKLQRLGLATTVKAAKKLVERETAEVWDILADIIREHPVMLNRAPTLHRLGIQAFEPVLIEGKAIQLHPLVCTAFNADFDGDQMAVHVPLSLEAQMEARVLMMATNNVLSPANGEPIIVPSQDIVLGLYYMSRESINAKGEGMVFASTEEAQRAYETGQASLHAKVKVRINDSFIDENGEIVYKTHIVDTTVGRAILKVVLPKGMPFELLNRVLKKKSISNLVNEAYRSVGLKETVIFADQLMYTGYRYATRAGMSFCANDMEIPAAKATILARAEEDVKEIQDQYASGLVTQGERYNKVVDIWARTNEQVAKAMMDGLGKETVINAKGEEEEQDSFNSVYMMADSGARGSAAQIRQLAGMRGLMAKPDGSIIETPITSNFREGLNVLQYFISTHGARKGLADTALKTANSGYLTRRLVDVAQDMVVTSVDCQTSNGLMMKPIIDGGDVVEPLGQRVLGRVTAIDVLNSKEELVIPAGTLLDEDWTSRLDDLGVDEVIVRSAITCEADHGVCAMCYGRDLGRGHLVNQGEAVGVVAAQSIGEPGTQLTMRTFHIGGAASRSAAESNITVKSTGKIRLTNVKTVINKDGNLVAVSRSGELSVEDDNGRERERYKVVYGAVITVAEGDDVTRGQVVANWDPHTHPIVSEVAGQLDFVDFVDGATINTQIDEMTGLSSTVVTDPGSRGAGAKDLNPMVRLLDSNGESMFFENSRIPVQYPMAGGAIIGLSNHAMVQVGDVIARLPQESSKTRDITGGLPRVADLFEARKPKNAAILAEISGTVAWGKETKGKKRLMLTADDGEGYEVLIPKWRNLDVFEGAKVEKGEMIASGEPSSHDILRLLGPARLAEYLVKEIQEVYRLQGVRINDKHIEIIARQMMRKVLVTGSGDSPFLKGEQLDYTAVKEENERLEADGRLVSTFDRLLLGITKASLVTDSFISAASFQETTRVLTEASVRGAADDLRGLKENVIVGRLIPAGTGLAHHIARRKRKGQGGYSMDSLSRAATPAVSFGVESSSDAIEIDVPSIEIDE; encoded by the coding sequence ATGAAAGATTTATTAAATATCTTTAAACAAGAGAAAGAAGCAGAAGAGTTCGACAGAATTCGTATTGGTCTGGCTTCTCCTCAAATTATCCGCTCTTGGTCATACGGTGAAGTAAAAAAGCCAGAAACAATTAACTACCGTACGTTCAAGCCTGAGCGTGATGGTTTGTTCTGTGCCAAAATCTTTGGTCCGGTTAAAGATTATGAGTGCCTTTGTGGTAAGTACAAACGCCTGAAGCATCGTGGTGTAGTTTGTGAGAAGTGTGGCGTTGAAGTCACGCAGACTAAAGTCCGTCGTGACCGTATGGGTCATATCGAACTGGCATGTCCGGTTGCGCATATTTGGTTCTTGAAGTCTCTACCATCACGTATCGGTTTATTCCTTGATATGACGCTGCGTGATATTGAGCGCGTGTTATATTTTGAAGCATTTGTCGTCGTAGATCCAGGTATGACGACGCTTGAGCGTGGTCAGCTTTTAAGTGATGAAGCGTATCTGGAAGCTGTAGAAGAGTTCGGTGAAGAGTTTGATGCTGGCATGGGTGCAGAAGCTGTTCTGCAAATGCTGAAGTCACTTGATCTGAAAGAGTCTATCGCGCAAATGCGTGAAGAGGCTGCCTCAACCAATTCAGAGACTAAGCTGAAGCGTTTAGGTAAGCGTCTAAAATTAATGGAGTCCTTCCTTGAGTCAGAGAACAGTCCTGAGTGGATGATTCTGACAATCCTTCCAGTATTGCCGCCTGATTTGCGTCCGTTGGTACCACTGGATGGTGGTCGTTTTGCGACCTCTGATTTGAATGACTTGTATCGCCGTGTTATCAACCGTAATAACCGTCTGCGTCGTCTTCTAGACTTGAATGCGCCGGATATTATCGTACGTAACGAAAAGCGTATGTTGCAAGAGTCGGTGGATGCGTTATTGGATAACGGTCGTCGCGGTCGTGCTATTACCGGATCTAACCGTCGCCCATTGAAGTCCTTGGCTGACATGATCAAAGGTAAGCAAGGTCGTTTCCGTCAAAACTTGCTAGGTAAGCGTGTTGATTACTCTGGACGTTCTGTAATCGTAGTTGGTCCTACCCTGCGTTTGCACCAGTGTGGTTTGCCGAAGAAGATGGCGCTTGAATTATTTAAGCCATTCATTTTTGGTAAGTTGCAGCGTTTAGGTTTGGCAACAACAGTTAAAGCGGCTAAGAAATTAGTTGAGCGTGAGACGGCGGAAGTTTGGGATATTCTTGCGGATATCATTCGTGAGCATCCGGTTATGCTTAACCGTGCACCAACGTTGCACCGTTTGGGTATTCAGGCATTTGAGCCAGTTCTGATCGAGGGTAAGGCAATTCAGTTGCACCCATTGGTTTGTACTGCATTCAACGCTGACTTTGATGGTGACCAAATGGCGGTACACGTACCGTTGTCACTAGAAGCTCAGATGGAAGCCCGTGTACTGATGATGGCAACGAATAACGTGTTGTCACCAGCAAACGGTGAGCCGATCATTGTGCCTTCTCAGGATATCGTACTGGGTCTGTACTACATGAGTCGTGAAAGCATTAATGCCAAAGGTGAAGGTATGGTGTTTGCGTCGACTGAAGAAGCGCAGCGCGCATACGAAACTGGTCAGGCATCACTTCACGCAAAGGTGAAGGTGCGCATTAATGATTCATTTATTGATGAGAATGGCGAGATCGTTTACAAGACGCACATTGTTGATACAACGGTTGGTCGTGCGATTCTGAAGGTTGTATTGCCTAAAGGTATGCCTTTTGAATTGTTGAATCGCGTACTTAAGAAAAAGTCTATTTCAAATCTGGTTAACGAAGCATATCGTTCGGTTGGTTTGAAAGAGACGGTAATTTTTGCCGATCAGTTGATGTATACCGGTTATCGCTATGCGACCCGTGCAGGTATGTCTTTCTGTGCAAATGACATGGAAATTCCAGCAGCAAAAGCGACTATTTTGGCGCGTGCTGAGGAAGATGTTAAAGAGATTCAGGATCAATACGCATCTGGTCTGGTAACACAGGGTGAGCGATACAACAAAGTTGTTGATATCTGGGCTCGTACCAATGAACAAGTCGCTAAGGCGATGATGGACGGTCTTGGTAAAGAGACTGTAATCAATGCGAAGGGTGAAGAAGAAGAGCAGGACTCTTTCAACTCCGTTTACATGATGGCCGACTCAGGAGCTCGTGGTTCTGCTGCGCAGATTCGTCAGCTTGCTGGTATGCGTGGTTTGATGGCTAAGCCGGATGGCTCAATCATCGAGACGCCGATCACCTCGAACTTCCGTGAAGGTCTGAACGTATTACAGTACTTTATCTCGACTCACGGAGCTCGTAAAGGTCTGGCAGATACGGCACTGAAGACGGCTAACTCGGGTTACCTGACGCGTCGTTTGGTTGACGTTGCTCAGGATATGGTTGTAACAAGTGTTGATTGTCAAACGTCTAACGGTTTGATGATGAAGCCAATCATCGACGGTGGTGATGTTGTTGAGCCTTTAGGTCAGCGTGTGTTGGGTCGTGTAACGGCTATCGACGTGCTGAACTCAAAAGAAGAACTGGTTATTCCTGCAGGCACATTGCTTGATGAGGACTGGACGAGTCGTCTTGATGATTTAGGTGTGGATGAGGTTATCGTTCGCTCTGCAATCACTTGTGAGGCTGATCATGGTGTGTGTGCCATGTGTTACGGTCGTGACCTTGGTCGCGGTCACTTGGTTAATCAAGGTGAGGCAGTCGGTGTTGTAGCTGCTCAGTCTATCGGTGAGCCAGGTACTCAGTTGACAATGCGTACGTTCCACATCGGTGGTGCGGCAAGTCGTTCGGCAGCAGAGAGTAATATCACGGTTAAGTCGACCGGTAAGATTCGTTTGACTAACGTTAAAACGGTTATCAATAAAGACGGCAACTTGGTGGCGGTATCCCGTTCAGGCGAGTTGAGTGTCGAAGATGATAACGGTCGTGAGAGAGAGCGTTATAAGGTGGTTTACGGTGCGGTAATTACCGTGGCTGAGGGTGATGATGTTACCCGTGGTCAGGTTGTTGCTAACTGGGATCCCCATACACACCCAATCGTATCTGAAGTAGCGGGTCAGTTGGACTTCGTTGACTTTGTCGACGGCGCCACAATCAATACTCAGATCGATGAGATGACTGGTTTGAGCTCGACGGTTGTAACCGACCCAGGTAGTCGTGGTGCCGGTGCTAAAGATCTTAACCCAATGGTTCGTTTGTTGGATTCGAATGGCGAAAGCATGTTCTTCGAAAACTCACGAATTCCGGTTCAGTATCCAATGGCTGGTGGTGCGATCATCGGTTTGTCAAATCATGCGATGGTACAGGTTGGTGACGTTATTGCTCGTCTGCCACAGGAGTCGTCAAAGACTCGTGATATCACCGGTGGTTTGCCTCGGGTAGCTGACTTATTTGAAGCGCGTAAGCCGAAGAATGCAGCGATCCTTGCTGAAATCTCGGGTACAGTAGCTTGGGGTAAGGAGACTAAGGGTAAGAAGCGTTTGATGCTGACAGCTGATGATGGTGAAGGCTACGAGGTGTTGATTCCAAAGTGGCGTAACCTTGACGTGTTTGAGGGTGCTAAGGTAGAGAAGGGGGAGATGATCGCGTCTGGCGAACCAAGCTCCCACGATATTCTCCGTCTGTTGGGTCCTGCGCGTCTGGCTGAATACTTGGTTAAAGAAATCCAAGAAGTTTACCGTCTGCAGGGTGTACGGATCAATGATAAGCACATTGAGATTATTGCACGCCAGATGATGCGTAAAGTGCTGGTCACCGGGTCCGGAGATAGCCCGTTCCTTAAGGGTGAACAGTTGGATTATACGGCTGTTAAAGAAGAGAACGAGCGATTAGAAGCTGATGGGCGTTTGGTATCTACATTTGATCGTTTGTTGCTGGGTATTACTAAGGCGTCTTTGGTTACTGATTCCTTTATCTCGGCAGCGTCGTTCCAGGAAACAACCCGTGTTCTTACTGAGGCCTCGGTGCGTGGTGCGGCTGATGATTTACGTGGACTGAAAGAAAACGTAATCGTGGGTCGTCTGATTCCTGCGGGAACAGGTTTGGCGCATCACATTGCTCGTCGTAAAAGAAAAGGGCAGGGTGGTTACTCTATGGATAGCTTGAGTCGTGCAGCAACGCCTGCAGTGAGCTTTGGTGTAGAGTCTTCGTCGGATGCGATAGAGATTGATGTTCCTTCAATCGAGATTGATGAGTAA
- the rpsL gene encoding 30S ribosomal protein S12, which yields MATINQLVRKPRARKLEKSNVPALEACPQKRGVCTRVYTTTPKKPNSALRKVARVRLTNGFEVSSYIGGEGHNLQEHSVVLIRGGRVKDLPGVRYHVVRGSLDTQGVQKRKQARSKYGTKRPKS from the coding sequence ATGGCAACGATTAACCAGTTGGTTCGTAAACCACGTGCACGTAAGCTGGAAAAAAGCAACGTTCCTGCGCTAGAGGCATGTCCTCAAAAGCGCGGTGTATGTACACGTGTTTATACCACAACACCTAAAAAGCCTAACTCAGCACTGCGTAAAGTTGCGCGTGTTCGTTTGACTAATGGGTTTGAAGTTAGTAGCTACATCGGTGGTGAAGGGCACAATCTTCAGGAGCACTCAGTTGTTCTGATTCGTGGCGGTCGTGTTAAGGATTTACCAGGTGTACGTTATCACGTCGTCCGCGGTAGTCTGGATACACAGGGTGTGCAAAAGCGTAAGCAAGCACGTTCCAAGTATGGTACTAAGCGTCCTAAGAGCTAA
- the rpsG gene encoding 30S ribosomal protein S7, whose protein sequence is MPRRREVPKRIILPDPKFGSELLAKFVNTIMKDGKKSIAESVVYGALSAISAKKGGEGVEVLETALDNVRPSVEVKSRRVGGATYQVPVEVRSSRQNALAMRWLVDAARRRGEKSMALKLAGELMDASEKRGSAVKKREDTHRMAEANKAFAHFRW, encoded by the coding sequence ATGCCTAGAAGAAGAGAAGTCCCCAAACGTATTATTTTGCCAGATCCGAAATTCGGAAGTGAATTGCTGGCGAAATTCGTAAATACCATTATGAAAGATGGTAAAAAGTCTATTGCTGAAAGTGTTGTATACGGTGCATTAAGCGCTATCTCTGCTAAGAAAGGCGGAGAGGGTGTTGAGGTTCTGGAAACTGCACTAGATAACGTTCGCCCATCGGTTGAGGTTAAATCTCGTCGTGTTGGTGGTGCTACGTATCAAGTTCCTGTTGAAGTTCGTTCATCACGTCAAAACGCTCTGGCTATGCGCTGGTTGGTTGATGCTGCGCGTCGTCGTGGCGAGAAGTCAATGGCTCTTAAGTTAGCTGGCGAGTTGATGGATGCATCTGAGAAGCGCGGTAGTGCTGTTAAGAAGCGTGAAGATACGCATCGCATGGCTGAAGCTAACAAAGCGTTCGCTCACTTCCGCTGGTAA